CGCCGCGCTCCTCCGGCGCGACGATATTGACCTCGTCGTCATCGCCACGCCGAACGACTCGCATCGCCCGCTCGCCGAAATGGCCCTCGCCGCCGGCAAGCATGTCGTCGTCGACAAGCCTTTTGCCCTCTCGCACGCCGATGCGCAGGCCGTGGTCGCCGCGGCCGAAGCGGCGCGACGCCATGTCGCGGTCTTCCAGAACCGCCGTTGGGACAGCGATTTCCTCGCCATCCGCCAGGCGATCGAAACCGGCCGCATCGGCGCGGTCCGCCACTTCGAATCCCATGTCGACCGGTTCCGCCCCCAGGTCCGCCCGCGCTGGCGCGAGGCGGCGGGCCCCGGCGCCGGGCTGTGGCTCGATCTCGGTCCGCATCTCGTCGACCAGGCGCTCTGCCTGTTCGGATCTCCGTCGCGGGTCATCGCGAGTTTCGCCGCCCAGCGGCAGGGCGCCACGGTCGAGGACTGGGCGCATGTCGTCCTCGAATATCCCGCCCTGCGCGTGATCCTGCACGCCGGCATGCTGGCCGCCGGCGGATCGCATCGCTTCGTCGTCCATGGCGAGGCGGGAACCCTGGTCAAGCGTGCGGCCGATCGGCAGGAAGACCAGCTTCGCGCCGGCATGATCCCCGGCGCGCCCGGCTGGGGCGAAGATCCCGACGATTTGCTCCTCCTCGACGGCACCAGCCCCCCGCTGTCCTTGCCCGCGCCGGCCGGCGACCACCGGGCATTCTACGCGGCGCTGCGCGAGGCGCTGCTCGGCCGCGCGCCGAATCCCGTGCGGCCTGACGAGGCGCTCGCGGTCATGGCGGTTCTCGACGCCGCCGCCCGCGCCGCATCGACCGGCAACGCCGCCGTTCCCGTTTCAGGCGCATAGCGGATCATCGGCTTCCGGCGCCCATGCCGGCGCGTTGATTTCCCTCAATGCCGCACGCCGCCGGGCATGGGATCGATAGGTCTCACAGCGCGATCGGGCTTCGGACATGTCGAGCAGCGAGCGGAAGCCGCCCTGTCCCGCCTCCCTCGGGACCGACGGTGGACGGACCATCCCCTTCGGGCGCGCCCGGCGATGACGGCCGCCGAAACCTGGCTCGCCTTCTTCGCCTGTCTCGCGTTGGTCGGCGCCGCCGGGCCGGTGCTGTCGCGCAACGGCGATATCATCGCGGTGAAGACGGGCCTGACCGGCGGCTGGATCGGCCTGATCCTCGTCGCCGCCATCACCTCGCTGCCCGAACTCGCGACCGGCCTCAGCGCCGTGACCATCGCCAACGCGCCGGACACCGCGGTGGGCGATGTCTTCGGCAGTTGCGTCTTCAACCTCGCGATCCTGATCGTGCTCGACTTCATGCAACGCGGCGAGAGCGTCTACCGCCGGGTGCGCCAGGGGCACATCCTCTCCGCCGGCTTCGGCGTCGTGCTGATCGGCTTCGTCGGCATGAACATCGCCCTGCACGGCCAGGGCATGGCCGTCGCCGCATTCGGGGTCGGCGGCTACACGCCGATCATCTTCCTGCTATACGCGCTCGGCGCCCGCGCCGTCTTCTTCTACGAGCGCGACCACCGCGAGGACGCCGCCGAAGACGCGGCCGACCGCTATGCCGGAACCACGCTCGGCACGGCGGTCCGCAGCTATGCGCTCGCTTCGGCGGTCGTCGTCGTCACCGGCACGGCGCTGCCATTCGTCGCCGTGGCGCTGGCCGCGGCGATGGGCTGGCAACAGACCTTCGTCGGCACGCTGCTGGTCGCCGCCGTCACCTCGCTGCCGGAACTGGTGGTCAGCGTCGTCGCCGTCCGCATCGGCGCCGTGGACATGGCGATGGCGAACCTGCTCGGCAGCAACATGTTCAACATCCTCATCCTCGGCATCGACGACCTGTTCTACCGACAGGGCCCGATCCTCTACCGGGTCTCGCCGGTCCATGTCGTGTCGGCGCTGTCCGCCGTCATCATGTCGGGCCTGCTGATCGCCGGCATATTGTATCGCCCGCAGCGGCGCATCTTCCAAACCGTCGGCTGGATCAGCTTCGGCCTGTTCACGATGTATCTGCTGAATTCCTATGTGATCTTCCTCCATGGCACGCACTGACGAACACGGCGCCGGGCCCGAAACCGCTGATGCCGTGCGCTGGCACGCGCTCGGCCCCGACGCCGTGCTGGCCCGTCTCGGCAGCGACGCGGCGCAGGGCCTCACCGGCGAGGAGGCGAGGGCGCGCGCCACCCGCTTCGGTCCGAACGAAATCCGCGAGGGCCGGCAGCGCGGCCGCCTGGCGATGCTGGCCGCCCAGTTCGCCGATGTCATGATCCTGCTGCTGATCGGCGCCGCCATTCTCTCCGGCGTCATCGGCGAACTCGCCGACACGCTGGTGATCCTGGCGATCGTCGTGCTCAACGCGGTCATCGGTTTCGCGCAGGAGGCGCGGGCGGCGCGGGCGGTCGCCGCCCTGCGCCGCCTCGCGGCCCCCACGGCGGTCGCCCTGCGCGACGGTCACCCCGACCACCTCCCGGCCGACCGTCTGGTGCCGGGCGATATCGTGCTCATCGAGGCCGGCAACGCCATCCCCGCCGATCTCCGGCTGCTGGAAGCCGCAGGCCTGCAACTCGGCGAGGCCTCGCTCACCGGGGAATCCGTGCCGGTCGTCAAACATGTCGCGGCGGCGCCGGACGACCAGCCGCTCGCCGAACGTCACGGCATGGCCTACAAGGGCACGGTCGTCCTCAACGGCCGCGGCCGCGGCGTCGTCGTCGCGACCGGCATGGCAACCGAACTCGGCCGCATCGCCGCCATGCTCGAAACCGCCGCCGCCCCGCGCACGCCCCTGCAGCAGCGTCTCGCCGTCTTCGGCCGGCAGATCGCCATCGCGGCGATCCTGATCTGCGCGCTGATCTTCGGCATCGGCCTGCTCCGCGGCGAGGCGCCGCTGCTGATGCTGCTCACCGCGCTCAGCCTCGCCGTCGCCGCCATCCCCGA
This genomic interval from Acidiphilium multivorum AIU301 contains the following:
- a CDS encoding oxidoreductase, which translates into the protein MADNERHIRAGLIGYGYAGRTFHAPLIRATAGYSLVAVASSDAAKVQADLPGIAVEPAPAALLRRDDIDLVVIATPNDSHRPLAEMALAAGKHVVVDKPFALSHADAQAVVAAAEAARRHVAVFQNRRWDSDFLAIRQAIETGRIGAVRHFESHVDRFRPQVRPRWREAAGPGAGLWLDLGPHLVDQALCLFGSPSRVIASFAAQRQGATVEDWAHVVLEYPALRVILHAGMLAAGGSHRFVVHGEAGTLVKRAADRQEDQLRAGMIPGAPGWGEDPDDLLLLDGTSPPLSLPAPAGDHRAFYAALREALLGRAPNPVRPDEALAVMAVLDAAARAASTGNAAVPVSGA
- a CDS encoding sodium:calcium antiporter is translated as MTAAETWLAFFACLALVGAAGPVLSRNGDIIAVKTGLTGGWIGLILVAAITSLPELATGLSAVTIANAPDTAVGDVFGSCVFNLAILIVLDFMQRGESVYRRVRQGHILSAGFGVVLIGFVGMNIALHGQGMAVAAFGVGGYTPIIFLLYALGARAVFFYERDHREDAAEDAADRYAGTTLGTAVRSYALASAVVVVTGTALPFVAVALAAAMGWQQTFVGTLLVAAVTSLPELVVSVVAVRIGAVDMAMANLLGSNMFNILILGIDDLFYRQGPILYRVSPVHVVSALSAVIMSGLLIAGILYRPQRRIFQTVGWISFGLFTMYLLNSYVIFLHGTH